TCTTCGATCCACGCACGACGTGGTTCTACCCACAATGTCCGTTCTTCGCGCTCACGGGCCTCGAGTGCCCAGGCTGCGGCACGACGCGCGCTCTTCACGCTCTTCTACACGGCCACCTGACCACGGCTTTCGCGCTCAATCCGTTGCTCTTCGTCGTACCGCCGGTCGTCGCGCTGCTGCAGTGGACGTCGCAGGCGGAACGACGAGCCCCGCAGGCGCTGCCGTTGCAGAATGTCGTTGGCTGGGCGCTGCTCCTTCTGGTCGTCGCATTCTGGATCGCGCGCAACCTGTCAGGCTCTCCAATAACTGGCCTGAGCTAGTGGAAGGTAGGGACGCCTCGCCGAGGCGTCCGTGGCGCGGGGCCTACTGCGATCACGGGTTCAA
The sequence above is a segment of the Luteitalea sp. genome. Coding sequences within it:
- a CDS encoding DUF2752 domain-containing protein, with the protein product MQTHFTEISVAVGKRHIIPLAVSLVAAAAIVLFFFDPRTTWFYPQCPFFALTGLECPGCGTTRALHALLHGHLTTAFALNPLLFVVPPVVALLQWTSQAERRAPQALPLQNVVGWALLLLVVAFWIARNLSGSPITGLS